A stretch of the Perca fluviatilis chromosome 17, GENO_Pfluv_1.0, whole genome shotgun sequence genome encodes the following:
- the LOC120544960 gene encoding sphingosine 1-phosphate receptor 3 produces the protein MFNPQIYLHYNYTGKLDHRPSVGTSPGTVDTKTIVFLIICSFIVLENLTVLVVIWRNQRFHTRMYFFIGNLALCDMLAGVAYLVNLLLSGEKTLQLSPALWFVREGSMFVALGASIFSLLAIAIERHLTMIKMRPYDANKNYRVFLLIGTCWLIAISLGALPILGWNCLDNLPDCSTVLPLYTKKYVAFCITVFMVLLLAMSILYARIYILVKSSSQKVSKHSNSEHAMSLLRTVIIVVGVFIACWTPIFILLLVDVACEQRCPILYQADWFIGLAVLNSAMNPVIYTLASREMRRAFLGLVCGVCFRGKASVNGSGNRQSLEPSRSRSKSWSSQNNPNQNQQSSRQAELEKGQETDTARGEVSVVAGGAAQAVIEIDRGD, from the coding sequence ATGTTCAACCCTCAGATATACCTCCACTACAACTACACAGGCAAGCTGGACCACCGGCCCAGCGTTGGCACAAGCCCTGGCACAGTGGACACCAAAACCATTGTGTTCCTTATCATATGCAGCTTCATCGTCCTGGAGAACCTCACCGTTCTGGTGGTCATATGGAGAAACCAAAGGTTCCACACCCGCATGTACTTCTTCATCGGCAACCTGGCGCTGTGCGACATGCTGGCCGGAGTCGCTTACCTGGTCAACCTGCTCCTGTCAGGAGAGAAGACCCTGCAGCTCTCACCTGCTCTCTGGTTTGTCAGAGAGGGAAGCATGTTTGTAGCACTTGGCGCCTCCATTTTCAGTCTCCTGGCTATTGCTATTGAGCGACACCTCACTATGATCAAAATGAGGCCTTATGATGCCAACAAGAACTACAGAGTGTTTCTGCTCATAGGGACCTGCTGGCTGATTGCTATATCTCTTGGAGCTTTGCCTATTCTTGGCTGGAACTGCCTGGACAACCTCCCTGATTGCTCCACAGTCCTCCCTCTCTACACCAAGAAATATGTAGCTTTCTGTATCACAGTTTTCATGGTTTTGCTCTTAGCCATGTCAATCCTTTATGCCCGCATATACATCCTGGTCAAGTCCAGCAGCCAAAAGGTAAGCAAGCACAGCAACTCTGAGCATGCGATGTCCCTGCTGCGCACTGTCATCATTGTAGTTGGGGTCTTCATCGCCTGCTGGACACCAATCTTTATCCTGCTCCTGGTGGATGTGGCATGTGAGCAGCGTTGCCCTATCCTCTACCAGGCTGACTGGTTCATTGGCCTGGCTGTGCTCAACTCAGCCATGAACCCGGTCATTTACACTCTGGCCAGCCGCGAGATGAGACGGGCCTTCCTAGGTCTGGTGTGTGGCGTTTGCTTTAGGGGGAAGGCTTCTGTGAATGGCAGTGGGAACAGGCAGTCTCTGGAGCCCAGCCGCAGCAGGAGCAAGTCGTGGAGCAGCCAGAACAACCCCAACCAGAACCAGCAGAGCTCCAGACAGGCGGAGCTAGAAAAGGGGCAGGAGACGGACACTGCCCGTGGCGAGGTCTCAGTGGTGGCGGGAGGGGCTGCTCAGGCCGTAATTGAGATTGACAGAGGAGACTGA